A single window of Vigna unguiculata cultivar IT97K-499-35 chromosome 1, ASM411807v1, whole genome shotgun sequence DNA harbors:
- the LOC114193076 gene encoding pentatricopeptide repeat-containing protein At3g46610-like, with protein sequence MISTWPFKVNNWVVPRFEIRHSGISDRNRRRRVKLGFAFKVSYCEKVSVFQCTRGYGTVVFSGHSKLDLGFGFLLGCSEPKFGVILKQNKSHIGDLAPPLGWALEDEGVVSELVVEKIDSNGEPINGESESIKFQDSDCEPKMGIGDNSKEGGKEESDGKVDVRALALRLQTAKTVDDVEEILVGKRELPLQVFSTIISSFGKEKRMDSALILFEWMKKRKIETNGSFGPNLFIYNCLLGVVKQSGQFAEMEAILNEMAKDGISYNVVTYNTLMAIYIEKGDCERALKVLEEIRRNGFTLSPVSYSQALLAYRRMEDCNGALNFFVELREIYHRGEIGEDGDGEDWEKEFVKLEKFTIRVCYQVMRCWLVSCDNLSNKVLQFLVDMDNAGIPLTRADLERLVWACTREDHYIVVKELYTRIRERYDKISLSVCNHAIWLMGKAKKWWAALEIYEDLLDKGPKPNNLSYELVVSHFNFLLNAAKRKGIWRWGVRLLNKMEEKGLKPGSKEWNAVLVACSKASETTAAVQIFKRMVENGEKPTMISYGALLSALEKGKLYDDALRVWNHMVKVGVQPNAYAYTIMASIYTAQGNFNRVDAIIQEMVTIGIEVTVVTYNAIITGCARNGMSSAAYEWFHRMKVQNITPNEITYEMLIEALANDGKPRLAYQLYTRAKNEGFTLSSKAYDAVVHSSQVNGATTELGLLGPRPADKKKKVQIRKTLTEFYNLAGVPRRSKPFDRSEVYRPQTQETP encoded by the coding sequence ATGATTAGCACTTGGCCCTTCAAAGTTAACAACTGGGTGGTCCCTCGCTTTGAAATACGCCATTCCGGTATTTCTGATCGGAACAGGAGAAGAAGGGTGAAACTGGGTTTTGCTTTTAAGGTTTCTTATTGTGAAAAAGTTAGTGTTTTTCAATGTACAAGAGGGTATGGGACTGTGGTATTTTCTGGACACTCAAAATTGGATTTGGGATTTGGGTTTTTGTTGGGATGCTCTGAACCCAAATTTGGTGTTATTTTGAAGCAAAACAAGAGTCATATTGGGGACTTGGCTCCACCCTTGGGGTGGGCATTGGAGGATGAAGGTGTTGTGAGTGAATTGGTTGTGGAGAAGATTGATTCTAATGGTGAACCTATTAACGGTGAGTCAGAGAGTATAAAGTTCCAGGACAGTGACTGTGAACCAAAAATGGGCATTGGTGACAATAGCAAGGAAGGTGGGAAAGAAGAGAGTGATGGTAAGGTTGATGTTAGAGCACTAGCCTTGAGACTGCAGACTGCGAAGACAGTGGATGATGTGGAGGAGATTCTTGTAGGCAAGAGGGAATTGCCCCTCCAGGTGTTTTCGACGATAATCAGCAGTTTTGGTAAAGAAAAGAGAATGGATTCTGCTTTGATTCTTTTTGAATGGATGAAGAAGAGAAAGATAGAAACTAATGGCTCTTTTGGACCTAacctttttatatataactgtCTATTAGGTGTGGTCAAACAATCTGGACAATTTGCAGAAATGGAAGCCATTCTGAATGAAATGGCTAAAGATGGAATCTCCTATAATGTTGTGACATATAACACCTTGATGGCAATTTACATTGAGAAAGGAGACTGTGAGAGAGCTCTCAAGGTGCTTGAGGAGATCCGTAGAAATGGCTTTACCCTGTCTCCGGTATCCTATTCTCAAGCCTTGTTGGCGTACCGGAGGATGGAAGATTGCAATGGAGCTCTAAATTTCTTTGTTGAGTTAAGAGAAATTTACCATCGAGGTGAAATAGGAGAAGATGGCGATGGAGAAGATTGGGAGAAAGAATTTGTGAAGCTTGAGAAGTTCACAATCCGTGTTTGCTATCAAGTAATGCGGTGTTGGCTTGTGAGTTGTGATAACTTGAGCAACAAGGTGTTGCAGTTTCTTGTTGACATGGACAATGCTGGGATTCCACTGACGCGTGCTGATCTTGAGAGGCTTGTGTGGGCTTGTACTCGTGAAGATCACTACATTGTTGTTAAAGAGCTGTACACCCGGATTAGAGAAAGGTATGATAAAATCAGCTTGTCTGTCTGCAACCATGCAATTTGGTTGATGGGGAAAGCAAAGAAATGGTGGGCTGCTTTGGAGATATATGAAGATTTATTGGACAAAGGGCCAAAACCAAATAACTTGTCATACGAACTCGTAGTCTCTCACTTCAATTTTCTTCTCAATGCTGCCAAGAGAAAGGGAATTTGGAGATGGGGTGTTAGGTTGTTAAACAAGATGGAAGAGAAAGGCCTAAAACCTGGAAGTAAGGAATGGAATGCAGTTCTTGTGGCCTGTTCTAAGGCTTCGGAAACTACTGCAGCAGTGCAAATATTCAAGAGAATGGTGGAAAATGGTGAAAAGCCAACTATGATATCATATGGGGCTTTATTGAGTGCTCTTGAAAAGGGAAAACTCTATGATGATGCCCTCCGTGTGTGGAACCATATGGTCAAGGTTGGGGTTCAGCCAAATGCATATGCTTACACAATTATGGCTTCTATTTATACTGCACAGGGAAATTTTAATAGAGTTGATGCCATCATTCAGGAAATGGTAACAATAGGAATTGAGGTAACAGTGGTGACATACAATGCCATAATCACTGGCTGTGCTCGTAATGGTATGAGCAGTGCAGCATATGAATGGTTTCATCGAATGAAAGTTCAGAACATCACCCCCAATGAGATAACTTATGAAATGCTGATTGAGGCCCTTGCAAATGATGGAAAACCGAGGCTGGCATATCAGTTATATACAAGAGCCAAGAATGAAGGCTTTACCCTCTCTTCTAAAGCTTATGATGCAGTTGTTCATTCCTCCCAGGTTAATGGTGCAACCACCGAATTAGGTCTTTTAGGACCTCGGCCTGCtgataaaaagaagaaagtgCAAATTAGAAAAACATTGACTGAATTCTACAATCTGGCTGGTGTTCCCAGGAGAAGTAAACCGTTTGATAGAAGTGAAGTTTATCGTCCACAGACACAAGAAACTCCATAA